In one window of Mercurialis annua linkage group LG4, ddMerAnnu1.2, whole genome shotgun sequence DNA:
- the LOC126677873 gene encoding transcription factor bHLH106, with product MQPDNSHLYRFLTENGAFNIGPYSLPTLCSSSSSSYHNYPLEGSVITDMTPQDKALAALRNHKEAEKRRRERINSHLDKLRALLPCNSKTDKASLLAKVVERVRELKQQTSQIPELDSFPSETDEISVLCGEYSSEGQLIFKASLCCEDRAHLLPDLIEILKSLHLKTVRAEMVSLGGRMRNVLIIAAEKDHSVESVHFLQNALKSLLERSNSSDRSKRRRVFDHKIIMQ from the exons ATGCAACCCGATAATTCCCATTTGTACAGATTTCTCACCGAGAACGGAGCATTTAACATTGGCCCTTACAGCCTGCCAACCCTATGCagttcatcatcttcttcttacCATAATTATCCTTTGGAAGGTTCTGTAATTACGGATATGACACCACAAGATAAAGCTCTTGCTGCTTTAAGGAATCATAAGGAAGCTGAAAAGAGAAGGAGAGAAAGAATTAACTCCCATCTTGATAAGCTTAGAGCTCTTCTTCCATGCAATTCTAAG ACAGACAAAGCTTCACTTCTAGCAAAAGTTGTCGAAAGAGTGAGAGAACTGAAACAGCAGACCTCACAAATTCCAGAGCTGGATTCTTTTCCTTCTGAAACAGATGAGATTAGTGTTCTTTGTGGTGAGTATTCAAGTGAGGGCCAGTTGATCTTCAAAGCTTCTTTATGCTGCGAAGATCGGGCCCATCTTTTGCCTGACCTAATTGAAATACTAAAGTCACTTCATTTGAAGACTGTTAGAGCTGAAATGGTAAGTCTTGGAGGGAGAATGAGGAATGTTCTTATCATTGCAGCGGAGAAAGATCATAGCGTCGAATCAGTCCATTTCTTACAAAATGCATTGAAGTCTTTACTCGAACGATCCAATTCTAGTGATCGATCTAAAAGAAGACGGGTTTTcgatcataaaataataatgcaATGA